Proteins from a genomic interval of Poecile atricapillus isolate bPoeAtr1 chromosome 1, bPoeAtr1.hap1, whole genome shotgun sequence:
- the LOC131583322 gene encoding ovostatin-like translates to MWSRILLGILSLNWFPIVSSETQYVLLVPSVVRSDAPQTACVQLHNLSEPLSVSVVLEYGSVQKTLFEEPMTENDFFKCSEFKVPPATSDPLAFISFSAKGAGVVLAERRSVAIQNVDGAVFIQTDKPFYKPGQTVMFRVITLDTQFRPVQETYPRIIIEDPEQNKIFQWLEVTSKHGIVQLSFPLIPEPILGSYQITVEKKSGEKEYHSFRVEQYVLPKFEVTTTGPKAISFFDEEVRVNVCATYTYGQPVQGNARINVCQQRFYSPLCQQNRKKNCESATGLLGKDGCLSTVISIKKLQLYRSYAMMYASLNIESIVTENGTGIQIKAYDYVSVNQENHQVQFRNMDSYYKRGIPYHGEITVTSVDGEPVANSTVLLELNGDYLASYSTNKNGTAAFSIDTSNFFDPSFKLTVKQAPDECADFIWGIDNEPKASFLVRRFYSRTNSFLKIEPVTEELSCGQQQTINVHYVLNREGYSNATHTNFYYVVMTQGKITLSGQKQVSISGAPRGTFSITLTVTEKLGPSARLLLYTVHPHGEIVADSSRIHSDICFKNKVQLKFSEKQGLPGSKVGLHLEAAASSHCALRAIQSIFLQSGQELSAESVYYQLGGGDLYGYYYNGLKLDDDRPQMCTPSKTIFSDGLYFEPVNVSRDGDVYRIFRDMGLKVFTNSVLRKPVLCNEERPDTETYPSHYSGANLKALGEAAIIGGGGGFSSVRKYFPETWIWELVDTDSRGEVNVSYTIPDTITEWKASAFCVQDDAGFGISSPVSLTAFQPFFVDLTLPYSVTRGEKFNLIANVFNYLNKCVQISAILGQSSDYEAEILSSEGNTATVCANERKTYIWAVSPKKLGEVKFVVTAEAKLSTRGTGNSTSPEEKTIYRDTLFQTLLVEPEGIKKELTQSSLVCAKGEKISEQVSLSLPRNLVQGSARAYFSVIGDILGTALRNLDNLLHMPYGCGEQNMALFTPNIYALDYLNKTGQLTEEIRVRGTGYLSTGYQKQLSYKHRDGSYSSFGLRDREGSVWLTAFVYKSLEQAKRYIYIDDNVQSQTLIWLASKQKSDGCFENAGSHFNNALKGGEEAEYSLTAYVVASLLEAGHSAAHPVVRSGMNCLETAFNSGVHNLYNQALLAYVYGLAGREERRQFFLEQLDGAAVRAGGSIYWQRENKPPAERLSDFYSRAPSAEVEMTSYVLLALLNRTKLTPEDLSYISRVVYWLIKQQNPYGGFSSSQDTVVALQALSQYGYLTFSKNSLNTVKVHFMETPSKIFQVNDKNRFLLQQASLPTIPGSYSVEVNGTGCVYLQTTLRYNIHLPKKAAGFSLSVRTANVSCTGNYPPKFDLVLSASYTGNRSISNMAIIDVKMLSGFVPEESSLKKLRDENSVVDRVDIKNNHILFYLQKVSQKEISFSFGVEQSLAVSDIKPVPVHIYDYYETDEYALSEYNTPCSPSSS, encoded by the exons ATGTGGTCAAGGATTCTTCTTGGTATTCTGTCCTTGAACTGGTTTCCCATAGTGTCTTCTGAAAC GCAGTATGTGCTGCTGGTCCCATCGGTTGTGCGGAGTGACGCTCCACAGACGGCATGTGTGCAGTTACACAACCTCAGCGAGCCCCTGTCCGTGAGCGTTGTCCTGGAATATGGCAGTGTCCAAAAGACCCTCTTTGAGGAACCCATGACAGAGAATGACTTCTTCAAGTGCAGCGAGTTCAAG GTTCCTCCTGCTACTTCTGATCCCCTGGCATTCATTTCCTTCTCAGCCAAAGGTGCCGGAGTTGTCTTAGCTGAGAGAAGATCAGTGGCGATTCAGAATGTGGATGGTGCTGTCTTCATCCAGACAGACAAACCCTTCTACAAGCCAGGACAAACAG TGATGTTTCGTGTGATCACGTTGGACACCCAGTTCAGACCTGTTCAGGAGACG TATCCCAGAATCATCATTGAG GATCCAGAGCAAAACAAGATCTTCCAGTGGCTGGAGGTGACATCCAAGCATGGAATTGTCCAGCTCTCCTTTCCACTAATCCCAGAGCCTATTCTGGGGTCCTACCAAATTACTGTGGAAAAGAAGTCAGGTGAAAAAGAGTACCATTCCTTCAGAGTGGAGCAATATG TGCTGCCAAAATTTGAAGTGACAACCACTGGGCCaaaggcaatttctttctttgatgAGGAAGTCAGGGTGAACGTTTGTGCCAC GTACACTTATGGCCAGCCAGTGCAAGGGAATGCCCGAATAAATGTGTGTCAGCAGCGCTTTTATAGTCCACTGTGTCAACAAAACCGGAAAAAAAACTGTGAATCTGCCACTGGACTG CTGGGAAAGGATGGCTGCCTGAGCACTGTCATCTCCATCAAAAAACTCCAGCTTTACCGCAGCTATGCCATGATGTATGCCAGCCTCAATATAGAAAGCATCGTCACTGAAAATGGGACAG GTATCCAGATCAAGGCCTATGACTATGTTTCAGTCAACCAAGAAAATCACCAAGTGCAGTTCAGGAATATGGATTCCTATTACAAGAGGGGAATTCCTTACCATGGTGAG ATCACTGTGACAAGTGTGGATGGTGAGCCTGTTGCCAACAGCACTGTCCTGCTGGAGCTCAATGGAGATTATCTGGCCAGCTATTCTACCAACAAAAATGgcactgctgctttttccatTGACACCTCCAACTTCTTTGATCCCAGTTTTAAGCTGACA GTCAAACAGGCACCAGATGAATGTGCAGACTTTATCTGGGGGATTGATAATGAGCCCAAAGCCTCGTTCCTTGTCCGGCGTTTCTACTCACGGACCAACAGCTTTCTGAAGATTGAGCCAGTGACAGAGGAGCTCAGCTGTGGCCAGCAGCAAACAATCAATGTTCATTATGTCCTGAACAGAGAAGGCTACAGCAATGCCACACACACAAACTTCTACTATGTA GTGATGACACAAGGAAAAATTACTCTCAGTGGCCAGAAGCAAGTCAGCATTTCTGGTG CTCCCAGAGGTACGTTTTCCATCACACTGACTGTCACTGAGAAGCTTGGCCCCAGCGCCAGATTGCTGCTCTACACGGTGCATCCTCATGGAGAGATAGTGGCTGACAGCTCCAGGATACACAGTGATATATGCTTCAAAAACAAG GTCCAGCTCAAGTTCTCTGAGAAGCAGGGTCTCCCGGGCTCTAAAGTTGGACTCCACCTggaagctgctgccagctctcacTGTGCCCTGCGAGCAATTCAGAGCATCTTTCTTCAGTCTGGGCAAGAGTTATCTGCCGAGAGT GTGTACTACCAGCTTGGTGGGGGTGATTTATATGGCTATTACTACAATGGGCTCAAGCTGGACGATGACAGGCCACAGATGTGTACCCCATCCAAAACCATCTTTTCTGATGGCTTGTACTTTGAACCTGTGAATGTCAGCCGTGATGGAGATGTCTACAGGATTTTCAGG GATATGGGTCTGAAAGTGTTCACCAACTCTGTGCTACGGAAACCAGTTCTGTGCAATGAGGAGAGACCAGATACGGAAACTTACCCTTCTCACTACTCTGGCGCCAATCTCAAGGCCTTAG GTGAGGCAGCAATTATTGGTGGGGGTGGTGGTTTCAGCAGTGTTCGGAAATACTTCCCTGAGACCTGGATTTGGGAACTGGTGGACACTGA TTCCAGAGGAGAGGTCAATGTGTCTTACACCATTCCTGACACCATCACAGAATGGAAAGCCAGCGCTTTCTGTGTGCAGGATGATGCTGGGTTTGGCATCTCCTCACCCGTTTCCCTGACAGCATTCCAACCATTCTTTGTGGACCTCACCCTGCCCTACTCTGTCACTCGAggagaaaaatttaatttaatagcCAATGTCTTCAACTACCTCAACAAGTGTGTCCAG ATCAGTGCCATACTGGGACAGTCAAGTGACTATGAGGCAGAGATCCTTTCATCGGAGGGCAACACAGCAACGGTGTGTgccaatgaaagaaaaacatatatttGGGCTGTTAGCCCCAAAAAGCTGG GTGAGGTGAAATTTGTGGTTACTGCTGAGGCCAAACTGAGCACCAGAGGTACTGGAAACAGCACATCTCCAGAGGAGAAGACCATTTACAGGGACACCTTGTTTCAAACCCTACTTGTTGAG CCTGAAGGTATTAAAAAGGAATTGACTCAGAGCTCCCTCGTCTGTGCAAAGG GTGAAAAGATTTCTGAACAGGTGTCTCTCAGCTTGCCAAGAAACCTAGTGCAGGGATCAGCCAGAGCTTATTTTTCTGTCATTG GAGACATTTTGGGTACAGCCCTGCGGAACTTAGATAACCTCCTCCATATGCCTTATGGCTGCGGAGAACAGAACATGGCCTTGTTCACACCCAACATCTATGCCCTGGATTATCTGAATAAGACTGGACAGCTGACTGAAGAGATTAGAGTCAGGGGTACTGGGTATTTATCCACAG GCTACCAGAAACAGCTATCATACAAACACCGGGATGGATCCTACAGCTCCTTTGGGTTACGAGATAGAGAAGGGAGTGTATG GCTCACTGCCTTTGTGTACAAGTCACTGGAGCAAGCCAAACGCTACATCTACATTGATGACAACGTCCAGTCTCAAACTTTGATCTGGTTGGCAAGCAAGCAGAAGTCAGATGGCTGCTTTGAAAATGCTGGATCACATTTCAACAATGCTTTGAAG GGTGGAGAAGAAGCTGAATACTCCCTCACAGCCTATGTTGTGGCATCATTGCTGGAGGCTGGACACTCTGCTGCA CATCCTGTCGTTCGGAGTGGCATGAACTGTCTGGAGACTGCATTTAACAGTGGGGTCCACAACCTGTATAACCAGGCCCTCCTTGCCTATGTTTATGGCTTAGCTGGCAGAGAGGAAAGACGCCAGTTCTTCCTCGAGCAGCTGGACGGGGCAGCTGTCAGGGCTG GTGGATCTATTTActggcagagagaaaacaagcCACCAGCAGAACGTTTGTCTGACTTCTATTCCCGTGCCCCTTCTGCTGAGGTTGAAATGACCAGCTAtgtgctcctggctctgctcaaCAGAACCAAACTCACTCCAGAAGACTTATCTTATATCTCCCGTGTTGTGTACTGGCTTATCAAACAACAGAACCCATATGGTGGCTTTTCCTCCAGCCAG GACACTGTGGTTGCTCTTCAAGCTTTATCCCAGTATGGATATCTCACCTTCTCCAAAAACAGTCTTAATACAGTCAAAGTCCACTTCATGGAGACCCCCAGTAAGATTTTCCAGGTGAATGACAAGAACCGCTTCTTACTGCAGCAGGCTTCCTTACCCACTATTCCAGGAAGTTACAGTGTGGAGGTGAATGGCACTGGCTGTGTCTATCTGCAG ACCACCCTGAGATACAACATCCATTTGCCAAAAAAAGCTGCAGGATTCTCTCTGTCCGTAAGGACAGCAAATGTGTCTTGCACAGGCAACTATCCACCAAAGTTTGACCTTGTCCTCTCTGCCAG TTACACAGGAAACCGCAGCATCTCCAACATGGCTATTATTGATGTGAAAATGCTCTCAGGATTTGTTCCTGAAGAATCTTCCCTGAAAAAG